The genome window TAAGTGATGATGTAGCTCATGAAAGATTGGCGGGACTTCGCCTTTCTTTAAGTAGTTAAGAACATTTTGATATTCCTCTAATTCATTCACCATATGGTTGACAAAGGAAGGCGGTAGATGAATATTAATATTTCCTGTTAATTGACGTCTGAGGATAAGAAATTTAAATTGCTTGAACTGTTCCACAGACTCGTCAACAGTAAGTGAAAAGGAAACTGCATTAGAAGCATCAAGCGAATTAACATAGGCAAGAAGCTGAGAAAATTGATGAATAAATGAGCTCGCTCTTTTAATATCCTCTTTCTCCGATGGATACAATGAATCATGAATAAATTGTCCGTGATCTCTTAATATCCCTAGCCAAAACCTATGTTCAAATACTGCATGCTGAACGTAATTCGACAAACAGTCACATCTCCTTTGTTCTATACGATTCCTCTATTCTATTCTTCTTGAAAATCTAATATTAATGTTCGGGTGAAAATTCAATCTCCCACTGTCTTTTCGTATAGGATGAAACGCTTAAAGCTATACTACATAATGCTGAAGCAACGAAACAAATTCAAATTTCATTTAAAGGTGCATCTATAGTAGTTGACCTTAAAAATTAGGAGGGGATATGCTTGTCCACAAAAGACAATACATTATCTATTTTCGCCTTAGGTGGCATTAATGAGATTGGCAAAAATATGTATGGAGTGCAGTATGCAAACGATATTATAATTATCGACTGTGGTGCTAAGTTTCCAGACGAAAGCTTACTAGGTATTGATTTAATAATCCCTGATATTACGTACTTACAAGAAAATAAAGAAAAGATTAGAGCCTTAATTGTGACACATGGACATGAGGATCATATTGGTGGAATTCCTTATCTATTAAAAAAAATAAATGTTCCGGTTTATGCGACGCGTTTTACGCTTGGCTTAATCGAGTTAAAGCTAAAAGAGCATAAGCTTTTAAGAGAGACCGATTTAATAGAAATTCATTCCGATTCATCATTAAATTTCGGACAAGCTGATGTTAGTTTCTTTAGAACGAGCCATAGTATACCTGATTGCTTGGGGATCGTTATTAATACACCTGAAGGAAATATAGTGCACACTGG of Lysinibacillus agricola contains these proteins:
- a CDS encoding DUF2935 domain-containing protein codes for the protein MSNYVQHAVFEHRFWLGILRDHGQFIHDSLYPSEKEDIKRASSFIHQFSQLLAYVNSLDASNAVSFSLTVDESVEQFKQFKFLILRRQLTGNINIHLPPSFVNHMVNELEEYQNVLNYLKKGEVPPIFHELHHHLVWLLDASGHAGIIHDDLDGVERRLRQKSTTFAQHFEQFYLKAVELTGYLRSNIDAFPALNRFNQDVEIEMKLFKIFLRELEEMELSAEVLGTFTAPMADHMLREEQYYLSKLAQSRGEG